GCCCACACAAACCAGGGCTTTTTTTTGCAGTCTAAACACGAAGAATGCAAGCCATGAGACAGGGTGAAGAACATATAAGCACCACCCACACGAGTCCAAATTTCCAGTTTTAATATACTTTGCTGtgtcactctttttttttttctatgccgTATTTGGGTACTGAAAATTTGATATCTACTGTACGCTGATTAAGCTTCCAGTGGAAGCAAGCAGCAGCCCCAAGACAGCACCCGACACCTTTGCACCTTTGCAAACATGCTCTTTtgggtgaagaaaaaaaaaaaaaaaaacaaacctaaatCGGGAGACCGTCACCCAACACGCACGACCCAGTTCTCAGCCACCAAAAGGTCAAAACGCACCTAGGAAACTGGAGGGCTTGAGTGCGTCTAGCAACCTACATCAGAAGGAACCAGCTTTTCCgcaacagatttttctcctgctaAATGTCATATTCCAGCAGCTAGAGCCCCTCCGCTCCACAAACCGGGGCTACCACACTTCCATATGCACTGTCAAGTATTTGGGATTATTTGCAATCTGCTGCCGGTCCGTGTCTCTAAGACAGAAACGAAGCAAATTTAGGGCAAGCGCTCTGCTAAGAGTGGGGAGGTGGACACCGGCTTGGCCACCAGCCTCCTGCAGAGCCCCCCCAAGCCTAGAAACCCAGGGACCCCTCCGAGGAACCCTCTTCCCCACACACCCCGCCTGACAACCCAGCCGTTCTCGGCTTCGGTAGCCCTTAAAAACCCACCCGGTACCTCACGGCCACCCCCGGCTCTCCCTGACCGACCAACCGCCTGCTTTAGCGCTGAACTTACTTACCTCCGCTGACAACCAGAACCGCCCCGCCGGGGTCGGGGGGGTGGTTttgggacacacacacacaccgggtCGGGGGGGACACACGATGCCACACGCAGACAAAGAGCTGTCACCTAAACCGCCATCAAAACCGAGCGTCCTCCCTGCCCGGGGGGCTCCGCGGGCCCCCGCAggcccggccgcggccccgctgcctcccctcAGCCATCTTCCAGCCGGGAAGGGATGGGgggcgtgcgtgtgtgtgcgaggagaaaaactgcttttcactttttttaatcaactttaaattaataataataaggggtggggggaatatGTAGGAAAGAGAGGGCTGGGATTTAACCGCCCGAGGCGGGAGGGGCTCCGCCGCGCAGGTTCCCCCGGGGCGGCCCTCCTCAGCCCCCCGCGGGGGAAAGAGGGCGGgcgaggggagggagaggagaggagggggggaaggccGTGGCGCCCCTCCGCGCTCCGCCCGCCGCCATGgcagcccggggcggggggccgggccgtcccccgtcccccccgccgctcccgcccccgCCGTGACAGCTGCGCCTCCCCGCAGGCCAGGGgctgcggcgggcggcgggggccgggggcggcgtGCCGGCCTCGCCAGACACACCCCCGCCCAGCGCGGCGGGGCAGCGGGGCGCCCCGGCCGGCCTCCCCCCTTCGCCTGcccgccctcccctccctccctcccgccccgtCGCCAGCTGCGGCGCGGCCGGGCGCCACTCACCTGCCGCCGCTGCCTGGGTGACAgccgcctccccccccgccgGGGCTGAGGCCGCGGAGCTCAACGGGCAACGCGACAGCGACTCCCCCGGCcaggcggcgggggcggccccggggggctgccGGCTCgcagcagcccccgccgcgATCGCGGTGACCGGAGCGGTGGAGGCGGCGGGCGCTGCTGGGGGCCCCGGTTCCCGCTGCGGGGCTCCCGGGCACCCGGGGCCCCTTGCCtgggcggcgcggcgcggctgCGGGGCTCCGGCTCGCTCGCCGCTCTCCCTCCCGACGGGACGGGGCGGAGCTGGGCACGGAGGACGAGGGGGGCGGTGTCGGAGGAggccgccgcggcccggcccggatccctcctcctccctcagtcGCTACCCGCCGCCATCTTCCCTACCCCCCTTCCCCGCGGCCTCTCGCCGCGCCGCGGCCCGGGCGGCGGCAACGCGGGGTGGAGGCGTTGGGGAAACCGCggcccctccgccgccgccccccgggaaggggcagggggaggcggGCGCCATCTTGGTGGCAGAGGGGGCAGCCGGGGCCTGCCCGCCGCGGTCTGGGGGCTCTGACAGCAccgagccggggggggggatggcTTGCCTCGCCTCGCTGGCCCGGGACCCCTATGGCGCCATCGCCCACGTCCCTACAGTGGCCTCAGCACTTCCCAGGCCGGGGCACGGTGCGGCCTCTCTGGGCTGCCCTGGCTGTCAGGCTGGGCTCAACCTTCCCGACCTGTCCCCCAAGGTGAAGAGGTCTCCTCCGGGCTTGGGGTCTGCTCACCCGGCAGGAGCTGCTGTCACTGAGCAAAGGCACTTTGTGCTGGAAATTACCTGTCAGGTTTTCTTTCCCAATTGCCTTCCCCAACGAGGCTTCAAGGAAGACTTAAAGGCCTTCATCTTGTTCTCTGTCTAGGCATCAAAAAGGGCTGAAATGTGCCTTGCATCAGCCAGGAACACCAAAATGAAGTTCAGTAAGCAGTATGGGGTGATAGATGCTCCCACGCAGACCTCAACCTGCCGTTTGGTCTCCTCACCAGCATTTTCGGCTATTTTCATGCAAAGCTGCTGCACATGGAACAGTCACAATTGCTCTGTCAACTTTTTTATCATATTCAGGCTTTATCCGGTTATGTTATTCATCCTCTCTGTGGAACTGTGATATCCCCAAACACCTCATGTGTCATGAGGCAAAACAACTTGATGGGTTAGCTAAAATAAACCAGAGCTTCAGGTGGCTCTTTTTCCTCCATGGGGGCCCTTTATTCCCCTTTATTATTGAGAATGCCTGCgttacaacaaaacaaattggCCCTAAAAGGCCCAGTCAAATACACAGCATCACAAATCCACCCAGTGTGGTCACCTACATCGTCATCTGATATGGATTTTTGTCTTCCTCAGAAACCTGCGTCTTTCTCGGGGTCCACACGGTTACCTCTGAGGttctctgcttcccagaaaAAGCCCATGAAAGCTGGATTTCATAACTGCCTCCTCCTTATCTCTGGAGCACCTGTGAAGGGGATGGGCAGGACAAGGCTGAGTTAACCCTTCGGCAGGTAAAGGGCCAGGGGATGTCGGTCTCAGGCTTAGGTTTTCTGTCATTTCGAGATCAATACGACTTTTCCTATTTTGTATTCATTCCAACCCGGTTAACTGTAGGTGCATTTGTATGTAAAATGCTATATGCTTTGTCAATCTTTACCTAGACAAATAGTTAGTGAACTATTTTTTAGAAGAGTTTCAGGCCTATGGCTGTGAACGAAAGCATTGAAATGAGCGGGGAAGCAGTGGAGAAACAAGATAGAGGAGAGCAGCGACCTGAGATTGTGCCCCCACAACAGATCTCTGCTGCAAAACTCACGCTGTCCACAAGGTAACGAAGGAATGCTTCTGATTGTCCTTTAATTGCATTCTTGGTAGGGGCTGAGGCAACATTAACAACCGCTGCATGCTGCTGCATGACCCTTCGTTGCAACACATCTAGGTGGAAGTGCTAATAGATTCCTTCTGGTCCTGTTCGCTTCATGACAGCggtgagggaaggaaggaggctgtggaaaaGTCCCCGAGTCTTCCTGAGCTGCCAGCTCTCCACTGCCTCTGCAGGCTATGCCCACTTTGGTTTTATTCAGGCAGAAAATGCTCAGCCTTCGTGACTAATACAGAGCTTGATATCAGAATATTGCCCCTCTATGAATTCCTCACAAGAAAGTAATATATGAGCTAATCTCAGGCGGTAGGGACATTGTACGTTTTCAGTGATATTAGCACTGAGAAGtataaaaccatttttattactttaatctgcaagttaatttttaaatggaatgcAGGTATAAACAATGCCGGGTTTAAGTACATTACAGAGCTGTCAGGCTTTGACAATTTAAATGAATGAGACTTCAAAACATATTatgaaaaagattaaatgtCTCATTGAAATacacatgaaatgaaaatgaaatccatcagcaaaaggaaattatttcaaaacttcctagaattaaatccaaaacaaaagccTCTCCCACCAGGTAAGTGATATCACGGTGGGTGAGACTTTATCTGAGAGCGGTTTTAATTTCCAACTGacttaaaatgacaaataattTACTGTTGTTAGATCTTTCTAGCCTGAGCgctttgtaaaacaaaatgatatgattatcttcattttacatCTACAAAGCAGTGTTTAAGAGGTTTAAGTGGGGGTCAGGTAATGAGTGATGGAATCACCAACGAAAACAGCGTTCAGGTCTCCTGATTGTCCTATTCCCTGCCATAAACCCTCTGTGTGACACTGTCACCTCTAGCCCTTTTTCTGTACAACTTACTTGGGCTAAAGGCCATTTTCAgactttatttcagtttatgaaGCAGCCTATTTTAAGAGTTTCTTGTAAGCCACAAGTAGCCACAGTATAGTTGTTAATCTAAGAAGGCAAAATTAATAGTATGGAGTTCTTTAAAGCTTCTTGGCCAAATTCAGCATCGTAAGAaggaataaataatttctttgatgATAGCATTACCTCCACTTAGTATGGGTATGGCTCTTCAGAGCTGAATACAGGCTTGACTCTGTTTCAGGCTGAGCTCCTCTGTTACCACTGACTTACTTATCTCGTAAAAATGTAATAGAAATGTTAAGATTGGTCTAAATGGGGGGGTGAATAGGAATGCCAGGTATGGGAGCACAGGGAGGAGCAAATGGTAGGAGAAGGGTACAAGAATGGCATTTGATGATGGCATCTGGACTAGCAGGTCACCAGGATTGCAGCACATGTCTACCTGCACGGAGCCTCTCTACCTGCAGGCAGCCAGAGGACTCAGAGGAGGAGGGTCTCCCCAGAGGGTAAAACATTACTCTCAGCTCCTATGACAGCTAAAAGCCAGCACGTGGAAGAATTGAGACCTGAGGATGAACATCCCCTGTCCTCCAGCTCATCCAGAGATGAGACAGAGCCCTAGACACAAGCACTTTGGCACCTGAAGGTACTACCTGGACACTACGTGGTGCTTCCGAGTCTGAAATCAcctttgctttaaattttttccACCTTCTAAGGTCTCAGGCGCAGGTGTGCTGCGTTGTTGTTGCAGCATTGCACCACCATTTCCTGTACGACAGTCTTTTTGTGTTCAAGACCACCAAAAGATACAAGGGTTTGGTTTTATGTGCAGCAGAGGATGCATTtcgcttaaaaaaaaaaaaaaaaaaaggcagctctgaGCCAAGAGCAGGATGCTTTTAACACACCGATTTAACACCTTTTCCAAACCTCTTACTTTTACAACTTTGCAAACACTCTTTAGCTGAAATTAACGCACCGCTCCATTAAGGTTAATTAGTTATTTCGCATTCAGACACCTACTTAGCCCATGCTGGTTCATGCAAGCACCTTGGCCTAGCTGCAGACCGCGGGGGCTCGGAGGAGAGCGGCAGCATGCCTGGGAGAAAATCCTTCCCCAGGATGGTTGTTGGAGGCAGcgcctgctcccagcaccactCGGGGAAGCCTTAATGAAAAGCAGCTCATCAGCAGTTACGTAACCTAATGATAATCCGGCTCAGGCCGGGCAATACTTAAAGCCACAGCGTCTCTCTACCGTGACCTATTTTACGCTGGATGCAAGGGCAAAAGTATGTGGTTTGTAACTTTGCTGGGTCTTTTACCGCGGAGTTATTGCCTGTCAGTAGAAAAGCCCCCTGTGCAcgtttcttctgttttcctggctgCACAGCAACTGCTTCGGATTTGTCAGTGGCTTTTTATGGTATCGGCTCCAAGCACAGGCACAGCAGAGAGCAAATTGTAAACAATTAGAAGGAAAACACTTAATGTCCTGCAGGAAACTCAGCATACTTTAATTTCAGCTTGAGAAGCTGCAGAGGGTCCGGGGGTATGTTGCAAAGCACTTTTAGTGCCATGTTGAACCACACAGAACgcttttgtgtttttattagACCTCAGAGAACAAAAACGTATGCTTTTGCATTCCAGGGTCATATTTACATTTGATTTAAGAAATTCATTAAGATGGCACTGGCATCACTTGAGCTTGTCCGACTGGCCAGCCccctggaataatttttttacctcTCAATCTACAGAAGTATCAACAAGAGATTAAAGGCAGAGATGTTGATTCAGATCTCAGCATTTAATCTGACCACAGATGGTGTCAAAAGAGGGACAGCCATACAAAAtagcaacagattttttttcctaaacaattGCTTTTTTGTCTAATAAAGATAGAGAACAAGCGgccaaatttaaaatacagaggaaaCGCATCTTCCTACAGTTCCTCTCCTAGAGAGCTTTGAAGCATTATTAATGGGCTGATTTCTGTTAATGATTAATAATGTGTTTATATTTATGTACTTAACTA
The DNA window shown above is from Grus americana isolate bGruAme1 chromosome 3, bGruAme1.mat, whole genome shotgun sequence and carries:
- the LOC129203972 gene encoding translation initiation factor IF-2-like, with the translated sequence MPIGLEPGQGLRRAAGAGGGVPASPDTPPPSAAGQRGAPAGLPPSPARPPLPPSRPVASCGAAGRHSPAAAAWVTAASPPAGAEAAELNGQRDSDSPGQAAGAAPGGCRLAAAPAAIAVTGAVEAAGAAGGPGSRCGAPGHPGPLAWAARRGCGAPARSPLSLPTGRGGAGHGGRGGRCRRRPPRPGPDPSSSLSRYPPPSSLPPFPAASRRAAARAAATRGGGVGETAAPPPPPPGKGQGEAGAILVAEGAAGACPPRSGGSDSTEPGGGMACLASLARDPYGAIAHVPTVASALPRPGHGAASLGCPGCQAGLNLPDLSPKKPASFSGSTRLPLRFSASQKKPMKAGFHNCLLLISGAPVKGMGRTRLS